A genomic stretch from Pochonia chlamydosporia 170 chromosome 4, whole genome shotgun sequence includes:
- a CDS encoding cell wall galactomannoprotein Mp2/allergen F17-like protein (similar to Metarhizium robertsii ARSEF 23 XP_007825261.1), which translates to MKFVSVACLATSVAAGVIDPAAAVVERDIKAITGVMTEVGKGLDTLDTQVKGFTTNPKPVEDASDALVQTLKTGKGTVDAQPELGLFEALGLQDPVKALQAKGETLLSDLKAKKTVIQNGNYCSLVRKQTTDINTYSKALIASTVSKVPAGAQGIAKDLAAGLVDVLQRSQDEFNEKNCIDKGTTPPTTTKKPQTTTTEEPCDETTTKKPHTTTKKPHTTTSEEPCDETTTTKKPHTTTKKPHTTTSEEPCDETTTTKRPHTTTKRPHTTTSEEPCDETTTTKKPHTTTKKPHTTTSEEPCDETTTTKKPHTTTKKPHTTSEEPCTETETTKKPHTTSKHHHTTTSEEPCTETETTTKGPPHNVQASPHDYLRGALHTETTTKGHHTTSKHHHTTTSEEPCTETETTKKPHTTTKKPHTTSKHHHTTTSEEPCTETETTTKKPHTTSKHHHTTTSEEPCTETETTTAPGGTTTSSAAGTTSSPSTETETTTAPGGTTTSSAAGTTSSPCTETETTTAPGGTTTSTAAPVTTTSAPGGTTTSAPVMTTSTVYTTKTYTITSCHPTVTNCPVGHTTTEVVPVYTTVCPVEETATQTVVPTKPTETTFVTIPGKPTGGNGGNPQPTGGNGENPQPTGGNGENPQPTGGNTESPQPTGGNGENPQPTGGNGGNPQPTGGNTEIPQPTGGNGGNPQPTNTPPVTAGAAFVGPATAFAIAVAALVVV; encoded by the exons ATGAAGTTCGTTTCTGTTGCCTGTCTGGCAACCAGCGTTGCCGCTGGTGTCATTGACCCAGCTGCCGCTGTTGTTGAGCGTGATATCAAGGCCATCACTGGCGTTATGACCGAGGTTGGCAAGGGACTCGACACTCTTGATACCCAGGTCAAGGGCTTTACCACCAATCCTAAGCCAGTCGAAGATGCTTCCGACGCCCTCGTCCAGACTCTTAAGACGGGAAAGGGCACTGTTGATGCTCAGCCTGAGCTCGGACTGTTTGAGGCCCTCGGTCTCCAGGATCCCGTCAAGGCCCTCCAGGCTAAGGGTGAGACTCTCTTGAGTGAtctcaaggccaagaagactGTCATCCAGAACGGCAACTACTGCTCTCTCGTCCGCAAGCAGACCACCGACATCAACACCTACTCCAAGGCCCTCATTGCCTCCACCGTCTCCAAGGTTCCTGCTGGTGCTCAGGGTATTGCCAAAGACCTCGCCGCCGGTCTTGTTGATGTGCTGCAGCGATCTCAGGATGAGTTCAACGAGAAGAACTGCATCGACAAGGGTACTACTcctcccaccaccaccaagaagccgCAAACTACCACTACCGAGGAGCCTTGCGACGAGACTACCACTAAGAAGCCtcacaccacaaccaagaagcctcacACTACGACTTCTGAGGAGCCTTGTGATGAGACCACCACTACTAAGAAGCCtcacaccacaaccaagaagccgCATACTACCACTTCTGAGGAGCCTTGCGACGAGACTACTACCACCAAGCGGCCTcataccaccaccaagagaCCTCACACTACAACTTCTGAGGAGCCTTGTGATGAGACCACGACTACTAAGAAGCCtcacaccacaaccaagaagcctcacACCACGACTTCCGAGGAGCCCTGTGACGAgactaccaccaccaagaagcctcaCACAACAACCAAGAAGCCGCATACCACTTCTGAGGAGCCATGCACCGAGACTGAGaccaccaagaagcctcaCACCACGAgcaagcatcaccacacaACTACCTCTGAGGAACCTTGCACGGAAACTGAGACCACCACAAAGG GGCCACCACACAACGTccaagcatcaccacacgACTACCTCCGAGGAGCCTTGCACACTGAGACGACCACCAAGGGCCACCACACAACGTccaagcatcaccacacgACTACCTCCGAGGAGCCTTGCACTGAGACTGAGACTACCAAGAAGCCTCACACGacaaccaagaagcctcacaccaccagcaagcaccACCACACTACCACTTCAGAGGAGCCCTGCACCGAGACTGAGACGaccaccaagaagcctcacaccaccagcaagcaccACCACACTACCACTTCAGAGGAGCCCTGCACCGAGACCGAGACAACCACTGCTCCTGGAGGCACTACCACCAGCTCTGCCGCCGGTACCACTTCATCTCCTTCGACCGAGACTGAGACGACCACTGCTCCTGGAGGCACCACTACCTCGTCTGCTGCTGGCACCACTTCCTCTCCTTGCACCGAAACCGAGACCACCACCGCTCCTGGAGGCACCACTACCAGCACTGCCGCCCCTGTCACGACCACATCCGCTCCCGGAGGCACTACGACTTCTGCTCCCGTCATGACTACCAGCACTGTGTACACCACCAAGACTTACACGATCACCTCTTGCCACCCCACTGTGACCAACTGCCCCGTCGGTCATACCACCACCGAGGTCGTCCCCGTGTACACCACTGTTTGCCCTGTCGAGGAGACCGCAACCCAGACTGTTGTCCCTACCAAGCCCACTGAAACCACCTTTGTGACCATTCCCGGCAAGCCCACTGGCGGTAACGGAGGCAACCCTCAGCCAactggcggcaatggcgAGAACCCTCAACCTACCGGAGGCAACGGAGAGAACCCCCAGCCAACTGGCGGTAACACTGAGAGCCCTCAGCCTACTGGAGGCAATGGCGAGAACCCCCAGCCAACTGGTGGAAACGGAGGCAACCCCCAGCCCACTGGCGGTAACACTGAGATCCCTCAGCCTACCGGCGGTAATGGCGGCAACCCCCAGCCTACCAACACTCCCCCGGTCACTGCCGGTGCGGCTTTCGTAGGCCCTGCCACTGCCTTTGCCATCGCGGTTGCTGCCCTTGTCGTTGTATAA